From Amyelois transitella isolate CPQ chromosome 17, ilAmyTran1.1, whole genome shotgun sequence:
CCTGCCATAGTCAACACGCTAAAAGGTAGAAAAAGTgacttgattatatatatttttatttttcagttttgcCGCCATCCAACAGGTTCCTTGGATCTTATTAAATAGTGTGACTTACAACGCATTCATGGAGGAAATAGTGGACGAAGTGCGGTCCTTGTCCACAATTCCTTTACTTATTAATGATGCTCCGGTACCAATGAATTTACTTCAGAGGCTGAAAAATACTTGGATTTATTCTATGGTGGCTGTCAGTGAATGGTGAGTTCAAGTTTTGAttggcaataaaaaatttacttaatacaTCAATAATTTACCAGTGGCTTTGCTTATATCACTCATTTTGTTTccaaaacatgtttttttcataaatgccAAAATCAGCCTGTTTTAACATTATACAGTTTACAATACAAAAGGACTATTGGTTTTATCCCGATGAGAAGTACTGTTCCTATGGAATGGAAGGACTAAACTTCAGGAAACCCTGGCTTCTACGAACAGCTGGTGCATCAATTAAATTGGAAATTACTTCATACTTTTTATTCCAGGCTGGACAGTTTTTCAGCTCAAGAAGAATTCGAAACTTATTTCGCTCCCCTCGCCGCAGCCAGAGGAGTCCCATTGCCTCTCTTCTCGGAAATAGAGAAGAACGTATCCGTGCTCTTTGTGAACTCACATCCATCGTTTGATGTGCCATTCCCCATGCCGCCGAATGTTGTCCCGATTGCAGGGTACCATATACCGGAATATGTACCGCCTCTACCCAATGTAAGTAAAGGACTTAAtacttcaatttaaatatatctcaaaaaaaaacaaagtaagtTTACCGCTTATTAATAGTTTGACTTCTTATATCAATTGTATGTTAAGTGAAATGTTACGAGCAACATATATTATACACGTACTTTTACCACCATCCTGATTTTTcgagactactggctctgcCTATTCCGTAAGGTGTAAAgacgtataaaaatatttacaaaacaacgcttaaatacataaaaatcattatcCTAAAGCCTTTTATCAAACATGGACTGGACAGTAGCTGTACTAACATTTTACTGTCATAGGACCTGCAAACTATTCTGGACAACTCCCCAAATGGCGTCGTTTACTTCAGCTTGGGATCTGTGATTCAAACATCAAACCTTCCGGAACATACCCTCAAAGACCTGATCAGAATCCTGGGGGAGCTACCTTATACTGTGCTGTGGAAATTTGAGAAGGAGTTCACAGGACTGCCGAAGAATGTGCACATTAGGCCCTGGATGCCCCAGCCAAGTATTTTGGGTAACATCTAATTTTTTCTGTAATGCATGACATTTTCATTGTTAccttaaacataaatatgatTCAACTTTTAGTACCAACATCACGTTTTTTTCCTAAAGGTGTACGCAGCGACtacatcttttattttatcacaattCAACCCAGACCTTCTAACAAATCGTCTCCGATAAGAGCAATAGCGCTAGTGAACAGATTtaacctacccctccgggaaagggtGATTTTATGGGTAATTTTGCTCATATGTGACCCCGAAGGTCCAAAGCAACACTAGGAGGGTAACTGGGAATATGCCAAAATGAGAGAACGAAAGTCATCATACAACTAATCTTGTCTTTCGTAGATgttgaagaaaaattaaaggtATTGGAGAAAAATTGGATCATGTATTCTATCCAGTCATTACAACATCACGATTTACATACTTCTTTGATGAACTTTAAACCAACCTACTTTTTTCTCTCCAGCACACCCCAACGTCAAGCTCTTCATCACCCATGGCGGTATGCTCAGCTCATTGGAATCCCTACAATTTGGGGTACCACTTCTAGCAGTGCCCGTGTTCGGAGACCAACCCAGCAATGCGGCCAGGGCTACCAACGCTGGGTACGCGAAGACGGTACCATTCTCCCATGATATGGGACCGAAACTGCAGGCAGTACTGAAGGAGATGTTGAGTGACGATAAGTgagtttttaatattgtactATAAGCCGTTATCTACTTTTTTAGTAAGCTACAGATAAAACCCTCTATAGGACCAGTACTTAGTTGTCATATCAACTTTTTGAAACATCTGTTAGTAACTACTTAGCATAAAGTGGATCATTTCACTGCTTGGTAGAATAAAACTCCttgttaatatttgttttgaaaattaaaggtTTGGTCTCTACATTATCTGTTCTACagtgtttatgttttttaattaatttcaccaTTATCTTTGCTTTAACAGTTACTTCTGTTTCAGATATTACAAGCGTGCCAAGTACCTCTCCGCACTGTTCCATAATCGTGAGGTGGCACCTTCTAAACTCATCTCACATTATGTTGAAGTAGCCATCGAGAGCAAAGGTCAGTTATCATCTATCAAAATACTTCCACTAAGACCGACACCAGAGACTATATATTATTTGACCTTTTTAAACCTAGATCATGTCATAggtaataaagtaataaatataatactataTACTCAATGGAAAATTAACTGCGAACTAGTTAATACTATTGAATAATAAGAAGGTGTcgttttagtttaattttgatgaaatgaaCAGTTGTGCTATTTCTAATATTGATCCAACAACTAGTCGCAGGATATCTATAACTACTAACTAAAGTTATGAGAGATTTACTattcattatgtatgtatatcttttcACAGGAGCATATCACCTTCGCTCTCCAACCCGCCTCTACGCCTGGTATAAACGATGGATGTTAGACCAACTCGCTATTCTTTTAGCAGTGGTCTATCTTCTAGTGGTGATAGTGAAGAAGCTTTTCTCACTCGGCTCCTCAAGCAAAGAAATGAGCAACATAAAGAAGAAGAGAAATTAAATTGGTCGTGGTGCagtattattacaaattactgataaattattctttataaatgaaattttgtttttatttttaattacttaggtacttacgGATTCAGAAAAAGTTACTACCAAACTACTGTTTGGTTTATACTCTAACAAtgacattcattcattcattcatatgatcacgtctatatcccttgcggggtagacagagccaacagtcttgcaaagactgaaggccacgttcagctatttggcttaattatagaattatgattcaaatagtgacaggttgctaacccatcgcctaaaaaagaatctcaagttatcCCGCTTAAAGAAGAACAATGACATATTATAACATTTCCTCATCAgctgtatttaaattatttttatcagcaaTACACTTCAGCCGAAGaatatacttaatacatacattatggccttttaatcttttcgagactgttagctctgcctATCCTGCAAAGAATTtagtcgtgactatatgtatgtatgtaccaacaCTCAATAAGCTTGTCATAATAAGATGACTTTACTATTAGCCTACGCACGTTAATTACGGTCTGCCATCCGACTTTCTAATTCTATATACAGTTGATTGCATGTGATTTTAATCTTGATAGATTTATACACTTCCGGAGAGCCGGTGGACGAGTAGTTGAAATATCCGACTTGTATGTATACCGGTACTATGGTAATCGGATTCAAATATCACTGTGATCATGTAAAGCAATAGTTATTTACtggttatttatttctcaacTAAAAAGTATAGTATAAATGCTTACCGATACTCTTATGgtgaagaaaatatattaagaaaatCTTTCCATTTAGGCAGCTGTTAATTGTTACCTTGAAAGATCAATGGAATCTTATCATTCAATGACTCTATACAAACTTACAAGATATAATTTATGGCCGTCAGTTATAACACTCTTGGGGATAGTAAAGTATGACATAAATTTTCATCTTTTGTGTATGAAGAAATGCCTGATGACTGGATGGGTGAACTTTGggtgataaatataataaaaaatggacATTGGGTACatttatttctgaaaaatttataattgctGACATCAAATTTGGAAAGCCAGTAGAATTTTTAACGTTACGTACAgctaattctattttattagtaaagaGTGATTCCTGGCACTTAAAAATAGggccatctatttcccatggatgacgtaaaaggcgacccaaggaataagaacACATTCGTCTAGTGCAAGTTTTCATGCTGGTCTGTTagcgaaataaaaacatgtgtATACCAGCTAAATTCCCTTCCCGTGAAGATTGCGAAAATTAATCTAGGGATAGGCTagtgaacttgggattcttcttctaggcgatgggctattaaCCTGCTACTATtcgaatctgaattccatcactaagccatacagctaaacgttgGCCTTACAgacttttaagactgttggctttgtctacctcgtcCAGGTATACCTcgtagggataaagacataactctatatgtaattattctattttatcacaatagactatgaaaacttaaaaaaaaaaagtattattaaaaccGTCATAGAGCACGTGTCAATCGCATAACGGTTAAGTGGGTTCGAACCCGCTACCTTATTGGACGGCCCCGACGCCGCGACGATATACCTACAATAGCCCTGGATGTAACTATAAAATGACCAAGGACTAAACACCGCTGTCTCTTATTTGAGACTAACTTGCCGGCGatttcgtacgcgtggaagtCTACCATGGTACTTCATCAGGTGTTAAAGTTACCAAAATGAATTGCGTAAGTATCTTAGAGGTACCTATGTTGTCAAGGCTTTATGGTTTTAAATCAAAAGAAGTTtcatgaaataattatataggtatgatTTGTTTAAGTACAGCTTTATGTTTTCTTATTCAGAATAGTTTTTGGACTTCTATTCATAGAGGTGAGAATGAAGCCGGGATTAATACGAGGAGGCAAAAGAAGACAATGGACTTAAGCATaaccataatttatttttttaattcttagtagatacctatttttttaagtatggtGATTTGTGGAGAACTAagtataaagatattttcgattataaaaaatgaatttctGTTCTAAATTTGTACCAACGATAACTATCCAGTAGCTAAACTTATGTTGTTTAGTAGCTCgtttatttaacattattgTTCTGATCATCTTACCGGTAGCATCCGATATGGCGGGTCCATCTGATAGCCATAACAGCTCACTGGCGATTCAGACTCCTTACCCTTTCCAGACTTCTTAAACTGTATAAAATTATCGTTAAAGACGTGCTAGTTATATTTTCTGGTTACGTTCCTAAAGCGGCCGCTCAAAATACTTAGTATAGATagtataaatttgtaatattttgtggttatgtttttaatgctGAAGATAAGTTAAAATGAAAGGTATGAATAAAATGAAGATTGTACAAgccaatatacatacaaataaacacaCTTCTGTTCCATTgcggt
This genomic window contains:
- the LOC106134250 gene encoding UDP-glucosyltransferase 2, whose product is MRAILLLLSTLSVVYGYKILCVFPVPSPSHNTLGKGIVNALLKGGHQVTWVTPYPFKNENKNLTIIPSRTEMLGKDHNMADPKYAKSGISFVKQFGRNISHATIENELFRKVLINEQFDAVCTEWFFNKLFAGFAAIQQVPWILLNSVTYNAFMEEIVDEVRSLSTIPLLINDAPVPMNLLQRLKNTWIYSMVAVSEWLDSFSAQEEFETYFAPLAAARGVPLPLFSEIEKNVSVLFVNSHPSFDVPFPMPPNVVPIAGYHIPEYVPPLPNDLQTILDNSPNGVVYFSLGSVIQTSNLPEHTLKDLIRILGELPYTVLWKFEKEFTGLPKNVHIRPWMPQPSILAHPNVKLFITHGGMLSSLESLQFGVPLLAVPVFGDQPSNAARATNAGYAKTVPFSHDMGPKLQAVLKEMLSDDKYYKRAKYLSALFHNREVAPSKLISHYVEVAIESKGAYHLRSPTRLYAWYKRWMLDQLAILLAVVYLLVVIVKKLFSLGSSSKEMSNIKKKRN